A stretch of the Porifericola rhodea genome encodes the following:
- a CDS encoding glutamine--tRNA ligase/YqeY domain fusion protein produces the protein MNKQEERPSLNFLEAIIEEDINNGKNGGVVHTRFPPEPNGYLHIGHAKSICLNFGLAEKYGGKTNLRFDDTNPVTESTEYINAIKDDVRWLGFDWEDREFYASDYFDQLYEWAVKLIKEGKAYVDDSPVEDIRRMRGTPTQPGEESPYRNRSVEENLKLFEGMKNGDFDEGSRVLRAKIDMTSTNMQLRDPVMYRILQKEHHRTGDKWKIYPNYDWAHGQSDALESITHSMCTLEFEIHRPLYNWFLDQIGDFDPRPRQIEFARLNLSYTVMSKRKLLELVNGEYVNGWDDPRMPTILGLRRRGYTPESIRNFAERVGVAKRDNVIDLSLLEFCIREDLNKRAPRVMGVLAPVKLIITNYPEGQTEELEVENNPEDPESGNRIVPFSRELYIERDDFMEEPPKKFFRLGPGREVRLKGAYIVQCEDFKKNEETGEIEEIYCTYDPQTKSGEDTSGKKVKGTMHWVSAEHAQKVEVRIYDRLFSDPDPAGHKEKDFKEFLNPDSLQIIKDAYVEPSLKEAKHLEHFQFMRKGYYSLDPDSTAEHLIFNQTVTLRDTWAKINKK, from the coding sequence ATGAATAAGCAAGAAGAGCGCCCTTCTCTTAATTTTTTAGAAGCAATAATAGAAGAAGATATCAACAATGGTAAAAACGGAGGTGTAGTGCACACACGCTTCCCTCCTGAGCCTAATGGGTATTTACACATTGGTCATGCCAAGTCTATCTGCCTCAACTTTGGACTGGCTGAAAAATACGGAGGCAAAACTAACCTTAGGTTTGACGATACCAACCCGGTTACAGAAAGCACCGAGTATATCAATGCTATAAAAGATGATGTACGCTGGTTGGGTTTTGACTGGGAAGATCGTGAGTTTTATGCCTCTGATTATTTTGATCAGCTCTACGAATGGGCTGTCAAGCTAATTAAAGAGGGAAAAGCTTATGTGGATGACTCTCCGGTGGAAGATATACGCCGTATGCGAGGTACTCCCACCCAGCCCGGAGAGGAAAGTCCCTACCGCAATCGCTCAGTGGAAGAAAACCTCAAGCTGTTTGAAGGCATGAAGAATGGAGACTTTGACGAAGGTTCCAGAGTACTGCGGGCCAAAATAGATATGACTTCTACTAATATGCAGTTACGCGACCCCGTAATGTACCGCATACTGCAAAAGGAGCATCACCGTACAGGCGACAAATGGAAAATTTACCCTAACTACGACTGGGCACATGGGCAGAGCGATGCCCTGGAGAGTATCACCCACTCTATGTGTACACTTGAGTTTGAGATCCACCGACCGCTATACAACTGGTTTTTAGACCAGATTGGTGATTTTGACCCTCGCCCACGCCAGATTGAATTTGCCCGTCTAAATCTTAGCTATACGGTAATGAGCAAGCGTAAGCTGCTTGAGCTGGTAAATGGTGAATACGTAAACGGTTGGGACGACCCACGTATGCCTACCATTCTGGGGCTACGTCGCAGAGGTTATACACCTGAAAGCATTCGCAATTTTGCGGAGCGAGTTGGTGTGGCTAAGCGCGATAATGTGATAGACCTTAGCCTGCTGGAATTCTGCATCCGTGAAGACCTGAATAAGCGTGCACCTCGCGTTATGGGTGTGCTTGCCCCAGTGAAGCTGATCATTACCAACTACCCTGAAGGCCAAACCGAAGAGCTGGAGGTAGAAAATAACCCTGAGGATCCGGAAAGCGGCAACCGTATTGTACCCTTCTCCCGAGAGCTGTACATAGAACGTGATGACTTTATGGAAGAGCCTCCCAAAAAGTTTTTCAGGCTTGGTCCCGGTAGAGAGGTTCGTTTGAAGGGTGCCTATATCGTGCAGTGCGAAGACTTTAAGAAAAACGAAGAAACCGGAGAGATAGAGGAAATCTATTGTACTTACGACCCTCAGACCAAAAGTGGTGAAGATACCAGCGGCAAAAAAGTTAAAGGCACAATGCATTGGGTATCGGCAGAGCATGCCCAAAAGGTAGAGGTAAGAATTTACGATCGTTTATTTAGCGACCCTGATCCCGCGGGTCATAAGGAAAAGGATTTTAAAGAATTCTTAAACCCTGACTCTCTGCAAATTATAAAGGACGCTTATGTAGAGCCCAGCCTTAAAGAAGCGAAACATTTGGAGCACTTTCAGTTTATGCGTAAAGGCTATTATTCACTAGACCCTGACTCTACTGCTGAGCACTTGATTTTTAACCAGACAGTAACTCTTCGTGATACCTGGGCAAAAATTAACAAAAAGTAA
- a CDS encoding response regulator transcription factor → MKNEYKILIVDDHQMIRDLIGFMLDGREEYSIVGKVSTLEEAEQVLSKQKVDVCILDLSLGENDGLELLRSSSKERPEINFLILSMYANPSNIQQSIKLGAKGFLPKDASGDELMRGIEDVCKGKKYYSPKITEMLIGDWSPEPPKGGLIDKIYQLTRREKEILSAVVDGKSNHDIADLYGISKRTAENHRSRILKKTGARSFMELARVVMENRLEL, encoded by the coding sequence ATGAAAAATGAATACAAAATTTTAATTGTCGATGATCATCAGATGATTCGTGATCTGATCGGTTTTATGTTAGACGGACGTGAAGAATACTCGATTGTAGGAAAAGTATCTACTCTTGAGGAGGCCGAACAAGTACTCAGCAAACAAAAAGTTGATGTGTGTATTCTTGACCTTTCTTTAGGTGAAAACGATGGCCTTGAACTTCTGCGTTCTTCTTCAAAAGAGCGTCCTGAAATCAACTTTCTTATCCTTTCTATGTACGCTAACCCATCTAACATCCAGCAGTCTATCAAACTAGGCGCGAAGGGCTTCTTGCCGAAAGATGCTTCCGGTGACGAACTAATGCGCGGTATAGAAGATGTGTGTAAAGGAAAGAAGTACTACAGCCCTAAAATTACCGAAATGCTTATCGGTGACTGGAGTCCTGAACCTCCGAAGGGTGGGCTAATTGATAAGATTTATCAACTGACACGTCGCGAAAAAGAAATCCTAAGTGCAGTGGTGGATGGTAAAAGTAACCACGATATCGCTGATCTTTATGGTATCAGTAAAAGGACTGCCGAAAACCACCGTTCTCGTATCCTGAAGAAAACAGGAGCAAGAAGCTTTATGGAGCTGGCAAGAGTAGTGATGGAAAACCGTTTGGAGCTATAG
- a CDS encoding carboxypeptidase-like regulatory domain-containing protein has product MSNIYYFFSSFRVWTTTFMLIPTLVFPLRAQILEAKGVFVSTNNLKPVPYVHLQFKKYNIGTVANQEGAFSFTYDATMAEDTISVSAVGFEAIQLSARQLSQQDTILLKEAVVELAGLIVTPMRAEEVIRKSIAAIPNNYIADASYQGFFRAASKECGTYTSLNEGPLTFNDPGLASSDSIQLTCYKANRNSNFKKYNLADSSTINQALSFEHIRNRQGFLNLQNLDSWRFNFSGASQYEGQDVYVIEASYISDERRMKHTAELYVGVDNYAIYKIKYAYHWSERYFRKTYIDSLLEADHDWKGEFHYAYSTDKLYLKYFVFHHSKVAYDHVYKRKVCELEVHNEFITQFVAPASKHEPPNTPCSGSAKDYLPPETELYHNILSDLNALKDSDSSP; this is encoded by the coding sequence ATGAGTAACATATATTACTTTTTCTCTTCTTTCAGAGTCTGGACTACCACTTTTATGCTCATTCCAACACTTGTTTTCCCTTTGCGTGCGCAAATTTTGGAAGCAAAAGGCGTATTTGTCAGCACCAATAATCTGAAGCCTGTTCCATATGTTCATTTACAATTTAAAAAGTATAATATAGGCACTGTAGCTAATCAGGAAGGCGCGTTTTCTTTTACATACGATGCAACTATGGCTGAAGATACGATAAGTGTATCGGCTGTAGGTTTTGAAGCAATACAATTGTCGGCCAGGCAATTGAGCCAGCAGGATACTATTTTGTTAAAAGAGGCTGTAGTAGAGCTTGCCGGACTTATAGTTACTCCTATGCGTGCCGAAGAAGTTATTAGAAAAAGTATTGCTGCTATTCCCAATAATTACATAGCAGATGCAAGTTATCAGGGCTTCTTCCGGGCTGCCAGTAAAGAGTGTGGAACTTACACGAGCCTTAACGAAGGGCCATTAACTTTTAACGACCCCGGACTAGCTTCTTCTGACTCAATCCAATTAACTTGTTACAAAGCAAACAGAAATAGCAATTTTAAAAAATACAATCTGGCAGATAGCTCCACCATAAACCAGGCACTCTCTTTTGAGCACATAAGAAACAGACAAGGTTTTTTAAATTTACAGAATCTGGATAGTTGGAGGTTTAACTTTAGTGGAGCCAGCCAGTACGAAGGGCAGGATGTTTACGTAATTGAAGCTTCGTACATATCAGACGAAAGGAGAATGAAGCATACAGCAGAGCTTTATGTAGGTGTAGATAATTATGCCATATACAAGATTAAGTATGCCTACCATTGGTCGGAGCGTTATTTCAGAAAAACCTACATTGACAGTCTTCTTGAGGCAGATCACGATTGGAAAGGTGAATTTCATTACGCTTACAGTACAGACAAACTCTATCTGAAATACTTTGTGTTTCATCACTCAAAAGTTGCTTATGATCATGTGTATAAAAGAAAAGTATGTGAACTGGAAGTACATAATGAATTTATCACTCAATTTGTAGCGCCTGCCAGTAAGCATGAACCCCCCAATACTCCCTGCTCAGGTTCAGCTAAAGATTATCTTCCTCCTGAGACCGAATTATATCATAATATTCTTTCAGACCTGAATGCTTTGAAAGATAGTGATTCCTCTCCCTGA
- a CDS encoding TonB-dependent receptor, whose amino-acid sequence MKAFAYYTRYSVLISIALLLNTLCGYHLYAQNNYASIEGVIVQQEEGMPVPGANVSLPGTTFGSISDLEGRFTLRNIPEGVYELMVSFVGYKTYRQTISLDANENLSLTIELEEDLLALDGLVVTAQKRTQLIQEVPIAITSYDGVFLQQTNIFEFDALSDYVPGLQVQLQSVNNPGFVIRGITSDNGDARIEPRVSVFQDGVSISKSRGSVVELYDMERIEVLKGPQGTLFGRGAQIGAIHLIQQKAENKTSAELKAGFGNYGQYLLSGYLNSPVVENKLFARISGIINQRDGFIENLSGGSLNGKDTKAFRTAWRYLPERNTVVDFIFNYQQDTPPGTAFKSGVYAPKGGDTSPFTYADLERGEELGVDRKVWGATVLVNHSLSNMWELNAISAYRTFDSYEAFDADGTAAPALFIMEKAVGKQISQELRVNYNNLQAFSGFTGINFFWEDGSQSTPLISDERSMFAMLNPFIRGSIINNSTLISEQKEKLLAALPAQPMIYPDGTVNLITHLPDIPELLGPLSGLAVKDEHQEGQTNYGKNYAFEIFADGTYAISEHLDVTLGIRGTYENIIGAIESQDAEDFGRLSFVIGNFPNNIFPPTGGRVSHTETYFSAVGRLALDYKLTDVWNTFASVSRGRRPNVIQVLGTDISVLNDEIVWSYEAGAKVLSRDNRLQWDFNAYYYDYTDFQTQVARLTQDQGLIFETRDVGNATALGFESSLQYVVARPLQIFANYGYIDAHFDDTDAEGNAQALAGNTFRLTPEHSGSMGANLEIPLASWGKAFLRPSYNYKSKVFFEEENQPDISQEGYGLLNIRAGLKLWRDIYELALYVNNALDQEYLIDAGNTGEAFGIPTFIAGPPRLFGIQLRSRLL is encoded by the coding sequence ATGAAAGCCTTTGCTTACTACACACGCTACTCAGTTTTAATATCCATAGCGTTACTACTCAACACGCTCTGCGGCTATCATCTCTACGCCCAAAATAATTATGCCTCTATTGAAGGCGTAATTGTACAGCAGGAGGAAGGTATGCCGGTACCGGGAGCAAACGTTTCTTTGCCCGGAACTACGTTTGGCAGCATAAGTGATCTGGAAGGACGCTTTACTTTGCGTAATATCCCTGAAGGGGTATACGAGCTGATGGTGAGTTTTGTAGGGTATAAAACATACCGGCAAACAATTAGCCTGGATGCTAACGAGAATCTTAGCTTAACAATAGAACTGGAAGAAGATTTACTGGCGCTGGACGGACTGGTTGTGACTGCCCAGAAAAGAACACAATTGATACAGGAGGTACCCATTGCTATCACTTCTTATGATGGGGTTTTCTTGCAGCAGACTAATATATTTGAATTTGATGCACTTTCAGATTATGTGCCTGGTCTACAGGTGCAGTTACAAAGTGTTAACAATCCTGGTTTTGTGATTCGGGGCATTACCAGTGATAATGGTGATGCTCGCATAGAACCACGCGTCTCTGTTTTTCAGGATGGAGTATCAATTAGCAAGTCTAGGGGCTCAGTGGTAGAGCTTTACGATATGGAACGCATAGAGGTGCTTAAGGGGCCACAGGGGACACTTTTTGGTAGAGGAGCACAGATCGGAGCTATTCATTTGATACAGCAAAAAGCAGAAAATAAAACTTCCGCAGAACTTAAGGCAGGTTTTGGCAACTATGGACAGTATCTTCTGAGTGGCTACCTGAATTCGCCAGTCGTAGAAAACAAACTATTTGCGCGTATATCAGGCATCATCAACCAGCGGGATGGCTTTATAGAAAATCTTTCGGGGGGGAGCCTGAACGGTAAAGATACCAAGGCTTTTCGTACCGCATGGCGTTACCTGCCCGAGCGTAATACAGTTGTAGATTTTATCTTTAACTACCAGCAGGACACCCCACCAGGCACAGCCTTTAAAAGTGGGGTGTACGCACCAAAAGGTGGAGATACCAGTCCCTTTACCTATGCAGATCTGGAAAGAGGCGAAGAACTGGGTGTAGATCGTAAAGTATGGGGCGCTACCGTATTAGTAAATCATTCGCTCAGCAATATGTGGGAGCTTAATGCTATTTCTGCTTACCGTACTTTTGATTCTTACGAAGCCTTTGATGCAGACGGTACAGCCGCCCCGGCGCTTTTCATCATGGAAAAAGCTGTGGGGAAACAGATCAGTCAGGAGCTAAGAGTTAACTACAACAATTTACAGGCCTTTTCTGGCTTCACGGGTATCAATTTTTTCTGGGAAGATGGCTCTCAGTCTACTCCCCTCATTTCCGATGAGCGCAGTATGTTTGCCATGCTCAACCCTTTCATTAGAGGAAGCATCATAAACAATTCAACACTCATTAGTGAGCAAAAAGAGAAGTTACTGGCTGCGCTTCCTGCTCAGCCTATGATCTATCCAGATGGTACTGTCAACCTCATTACTCATCTGCCAGATATTCCTGAACTGCTGGGGCCTCTATCCGGCTTAGCTGTAAAAGATGAGCATCAGGAGGGGCAAACAAATTATGGTAAAAACTATGCTTTTGAAATCTTTGCTGATGGAACATATGCAATATCCGAACACCTGGATGTCACTTTAGGCATCAGAGGAACATATGAAAACATAATTGGGGCCATAGAAAGCCAGGATGCTGAAGACTTTGGTCGTTTGAGCTTTGTGATAGGCAATTTTCCTAACAATATATTTCCTCCCACCGGAGGGCGTGTGTCGCATACAGAAACTTATTTTTCGGCAGTAGGTCGCCTGGCCCTAGACTATAAACTTACCGATGTCTGGAATACTTTTGCCAGTGTTTCGCGAGGTAGGCGCCCCAATGTAATACAAGTTCTGGGAACAGATATAAGTGTACTTAATGATGAAATTGTGTGGAGTTATGAGGCCGGTGCTAAGGTGCTGAGCAGAGACAATCGCCTACAGTGGGATTTTAATGCTTATTATTACGATTATACCGACTTCCAGACTCAGGTAGCTCGGCTCACACAAGACCAGGGCTTAATCTTTGAAACCCGAGATGTGGGCAATGCTACCGCTTTAGGGTTTGAAAGCTCCCTTCAATATGTGGTGGCGCGTCCGTTACAGATTTTTGCCAACTACGGATACATAGATGCCCATTTTGACGATACCGATGCTGAAGGAAATGCACAGGCATTGGCAGGTAATACTTTTAGGCTTACTCCAGAGCACTCAGGTTCTATGGGAGCGAACCTGGAAATACCACTGGCCTCTTGGGGAAAAGCCTTTTTACGGCCTAGCTACAATTACAAATCTAAAGTCTTCTTTGAAGAAGAAAACCAGCCTGATATTTCTCAGGAGGGCTATGGCTTACTTAATATCAGAGCAGGCCTGAAGCTGTGGAGAGATATTTACGAGCTGGCTCTGTATGTTAATAACGCATTGGATCAGGAGTACTTGATAGATGCTGGCAATACTGGCGAAGCGTTTGGTATTCCAACTTTTATTGCCGGGCCACCCAGATTGTTTGGTATTCAACTAAGAAGTAGACTGTTGTAG
- a CDS encoding serine hydrolase domain-containing protein, with translation MPLNKTQLQRILDKSVSAKNIFGGVVSLQTRDEQWTAASGNLKPDSSYYIASTSKLFVTTIIMQMRNAGQINLEDPIAKFLPAEWMNQLHVYKGRDYSSELTVHHLLSQTSGLADYFGQKTPNGKSLQDSILTGKDQGWGIEEVVRWSKSIGAQFIPGQKRKALYSDTNFQLLGKIIEIVRAKALAEVYLSDIILPLQLTSTYLYQDTKDTLPIDIYYKSSPLHIPLAMSSFKADGGIVSNAEENLVFIKAFFEGRLFPQLYLKEMQNWNKIFFPLQYGVGLARFALPRIFSPFKKPPELIGHSGLSGAFAFYSPQKDAYISGTLNQIDKPQQSFRLILKLLDTLP, from the coding sequence ATGCCGTTAAACAAAACTCAATTACAGCGAATTTTAGATAAAAGTGTAAGCGCTAAAAATATATTTGGTGGAGTAGTTAGCCTACAAACGAGAGATGAGCAGTGGACAGCTGCCAGCGGAAATTTGAAGCCTGACAGTTCCTACTATATTGCCAGTACGAGTAAGCTATTTGTTACCACCATTATAATGCAAATGCGTAATGCCGGGCAGATAAATCTGGAAGATCCGATTGCGAAATTCTTACCTGCGGAGTGGATGAATCAGCTTCATGTATACAAAGGTAGAGATTATTCATCAGAGCTGACGGTACACCATTTGTTATCGCAAACCTCGGGGCTGGCAGATTATTTTGGGCAGAAAACCCCAAATGGAAAGAGTCTGCAAGACAGCATACTTACCGGAAAAGATCAGGGTTGGGGTATAGAAGAAGTAGTCCGATGGTCAAAAAGTATAGGGGCGCAGTTTATTCCCGGACAAAAGAGAAAAGCGCTGTATTCTGATACAAACTTTCAGTTACTAGGCAAAATTATAGAAATAGTTAGGGCTAAAGCTCTGGCTGAGGTTTACCTAAGCGATATTATTCTACCTCTCCAACTGACGAGCACTTATCTTTATCAGGACACAAAAGATACCCTACCCATAGATATATATTACAAATCATCGCCACTGCACATACCTTTGGCAATGAGCTCCTTTAAAGCTGACGGTGGTATTGTGTCTAATGCTGAAGAGAATCTGGTTTTTATCAAAGCTTTTTTTGAAGGCAGGCTTTTTCCTCAATTGTACCTTAAAGAAATGCAGAACTGGAATAAAATCTTCTTTCCACTACAGTATGGTGTAGGTTTGGCTCGCTTTGCCTTACCCCGTATCTTCTCCCCTTTTAAAAAACCACCTGAGCTTATTGGCCATTCTGGTTTATCTGGTGCTTTCGCGTTTTATAGTCCACAAAAAGACGCTTATATCAGTGGCACATTAAACCAGATTGATAAACCTCAGCAATCTTTTAGGTTGATACTTAAACTATTAGATACATTACCTTAA
- a CDS encoding PAS domain S-box protein, whose translation MAYTKAYLERMEKEELVELLLEQQKTKTQQETVQYEKSELVKLYADQVINLSPDAILLINHETLFLEGCNQAALDLLELETKESLGRYLDDLFQERPVFFEILKELGSALIEDPEVSMEVEFTTSRSNQRWGHMVCKKITLLENSLLFIRIIDITTIKSAQQQLTESEQRLAEAQQIAQLGSYTIRLTKKGMVSHYSSTFQQIMGVESDEEMESFTKNYASYVHPDDRKFVKKRIARLQKKKKGDRFEHKILTKKGEEKHILSIMRTELNEEGKLSKIIGTIQDITRQKEAEALLKESEERYRLTAENTNDGIWYWNMQTNDVYASPKYRWILNELKQKEEQLDQEYWQTIIHPEDYLRVKKLFKEFMDAKIPRFRREIRLSGGNDNFQWYETKGTLIRDERGKHHYVVGAISNIHHRKLAEQKLVEQDRILNFAQHIAKVGSWTWDVKEDVLSMSDELYNIYEIDKRIKGKGLAEKANKMVVKEDIEKVKTFFRNLMAMPGESSSYSIEFKIVTNSGKEKVLRSTGKFYVRSGIGVAEKLIGTTQDITEVKQREKELIQAKEQAEISRQAKDRFLQIISHEIRNPLNAIIGISRLLQQSVKGENKEQVNTLNFSASHLLSLINDVLDTAKLQYGKITLEEIPFSITEQLRQTEELFRPQLADKETQLRVELADDIPEEVLGDPTRFNQIVFNLLSNAVKYTYRGEIALQVRLVKQLADHYLMEFTIKDSGVGILAKNLKKIFDAFEQDDLLINQQKGGTGLGLFIVKELVGLMSGDIRVESEFGFGTQFIFTLPFSKVPRSGQREEINRLQPNFQLFDKKVLYVEDAVYNQLLLKGFMQTWDLELDLASNVEEAIEKASKNKYDLILTDFRLPDGSGADVVRELKELHLHYLQIPFIVISAYNLENDGQLDFDDYIQKPIDFNKFFYVLRKYLTTSNTGSADTQEVMEEVATEKQSDALEFLRSHQPTHYQKIVDNMQNDLTEIKDELLKSVLEQNYRLYLQMVHKLSSALKIMHETKFLTFLEGIEDLPSQKSEKEVFVNKINEFFEEIIKRWIGKNVSE comes from the coding sequence ATGGCATATACTAAGGCATATCTGGAGCGGATGGAGAAAGAAGAGCTGGTGGAGCTCTTACTAGAGCAACAGAAAACCAAAACTCAGCAGGAAACTGTGCAATACGAGAAGAGCGAACTGGTTAAGCTCTATGCCGATCAGGTAATCAATTTATCTCCGGATGCTATTCTACTAATCAACCATGAGACACTCTTTCTGGAAGGCTGTAACCAGGCAGCGCTAGACCTGCTGGAACTGGAAACTAAAGAGAGCCTGGGCAGATATTTGGATGATCTTTTTCAGGAGCGGCCGGTATTTTTTGAGATTCTTAAGGAATTAGGCTCTGCGCTCATAGAAGACCCCGAAGTATCTATGGAAGTGGAATTTACTACCTCAAGGAGCAACCAGCGGTGGGGGCATATGGTATGCAAAAAGATTACGCTACTGGAGAACTCCCTGCTCTTTATCCGTATCATTGATATCACTACCATCAAAAGTGCTCAGCAGCAACTTACAGAAAGTGAGCAGCGGCTGGCAGAAGCTCAGCAGATTGCCCAACTGGGTAGCTACACCATTCGCCTGACAAAAAAAGGGATGGTGAGTCATTATTCCAGTACTTTCCAACAGATTATGGGCGTAGAGTCTGATGAGGAAATGGAGAGCTTCACAAAAAACTATGCCAGCTATGTGCATCCTGATGACAGGAAGTTTGTAAAAAAACGAATTGCCAGATTACAGAAAAAAAAGAAGGGCGATAGGTTTGAGCATAAGATACTTACTAAAAAAGGAGAGGAGAAGCATATACTCTCTATTATGCGCACTGAGCTGAATGAAGAAGGTAAGCTAAGTAAGATTATAGGTACCATACAGGACATTACTCGCCAAAAAGAAGCAGAAGCGTTGCTTAAGGAAAGCGAAGAGCGCTACCGCCTTACCGCAGAAAATACCAATGATGGCATCTGGTATTGGAACATGCAGACCAATGATGTATACGCCTCTCCCAAATACCGTTGGATATTAAACGAGCTTAAGCAAAAAGAAGAACAGCTTGATCAGGAGTATTGGCAGACTATCATCCATCCTGAAGATTATTTAAGGGTAAAGAAGCTCTTTAAAGAGTTTATGGATGCCAAAATACCACGCTTCAGAAGAGAAATTCGCCTAAGTGGCGGTAACGATAACTTTCAGTGGTATGAGACTAAAGGCACGCTTATTAGAGATGAGAGAGGTAAGCACCATTATGTTGTAGGGGCTATCAGCAATATACACCATCGCAAACTGGCCGAACAAAAGCTGGTGGAGCAGGACCGTATACTTAATTTCGCGCAGCATATTGCCAAAGTGGGTAGCTGGACCTGGGATGTTAAGGAAGATGTACTGAGCATGTCAGATGAGCTATACAACATCTATGAAATAGATAAAAGAATCAAAGGCAAGGGACTGGCAGAGAAAGCTAATAAAATGGTAGTAAAAGAGGATATAGAAAAAGTAAAGACTTTTTTTAGAAACCTCATGGCTATGCCGGGAGAAAGTTCTTCATACTCTATTGAGTTTAAAATAGTTACGAATTCAGGTAAAGAGAAAGTACTGCGTAGCACTGGTAAGTTTTATGTGCGCAGCGGTATAGGTGTGGCAGAAAAGCTCATTGGAACCACTCAGGACATTACTGAAGTAAAACAAAGGGAAAAAGAACTGATACAAGCCAAAGAACAGGCCGAAATCTCAAGGCAGGCCAAAGATCGCTTTTTACAGATTATTAGCCACGAAATACGTAATCCACTTAACGCCATCATAGGCATAAGCCGTCTGTTGCAGCAGTCGGTAAAAGGAGAAAACAAAGAGCAGGTAAACACCTTAAATTTCTCTGCCAGCCACTTATTGTCACTTATTAATGATGTACTGGATACCGCCAAACTACAGTATGGTAAAATTACTTTAGAGGAGATTCCTTTCAGCATCACTGAGCAGTTGCGCCAGACCGAAGAGCTCTTTCGGCCTCAGTTGGCCGACAAAGAAACTCAACTCAGAGTAGAGTTAGCCGATGATATTCCTGAAGAGGTGTTAGGAGATCCTACCCGTTTTAATCAGATTGTTTTTAACCTGCTGAGCAATGCGGTAAAGTATACTTACCGTGGAGAAATTGCTTTGCAGGTAAGGCTGGTAAAACAACTTGCTGACCATTACCTTATGGAGTTTACCATAAAAGACAGTGGGGTAGGGATATTAGCTAAAAATCTGAAAAAAATCTTTGATGCTTTCGAACAGGATGACCTGCTAATTAACCAGCAAAAAGGTGGTACCGGCCTGGGGCTGTTTATTGTTAAAGAGCTGGTAGGCCTAATGTCTGGTGACATAAGGGTAGAGAGTGAGTTTGGCTTCGGCACACAGTTTATATTTACGCTTCCGTTCTCCAAAGTGCCCCGAAGTGGGCAGCGTGAGGAGATCAATCGGCTACAGCCTAACTTCCAGCTATTTGACAAAAAAGTATTGTATGTAGAAGATGCGGTGTACAATCAGCTGCTGCTCAAAGGCTTTATGCAGACCTGGGATCTTGAACTGGATCTTGCCTCCAACGTAGAAGAAGCCATAGAAAAGGCTAGTAAAAATAAGTATGACCTAATACTTACAGATTTTCGTTTGCCAGATGGTAGTGGTGCGGACGTAGTGCGAGAGCTTAAAGAGCTCCATCTCCATTATCTTCAAATACCTTTTATCGTTATCTCCGCCTATAACCTGGAAAATGATGGCCAGCTGGACTTTGACGATTACATACAAAAGCCTATAGATTTTAATAAATTCTTCTATGTACTCCGTAAGTATTTAACTACAAGTAATACAGGAAGTGCTGATACTCAGGAAGTAATGGAAGAAGTAGCTACTGAAAAGCAAAGCGATGCCCTGGAGTTTTTACGTAGCCACCAGCCAACCCACTATCAGAAGATAGTGGATAATATGCAAAATGACCTTACAGAAATTAAAGATGAGCTATTAAAAAGTGTGCTAGAACAGAACTATCGCCTTTATTTGCAAATGGTTCATAAGCTAAGTAGTGCGCTTAAAATCATGCATGAAACTAAATTTTTAACATTTTTAGAGGGAATAGAGGATTTACCCTCACAAAAGTCTGAAAAAGAGGTGTTTGTAAACAAAATAAATGAATTTTTTGAGGAAATAATTAAAAGATGGATAGGGAAAAATGTGTCAGAATGA